In Flammeovirgaceae bacterium 311, one DNA window encodes the following:
- a CDS encoding hypothetical protein (COG0457 FOG: TPR repeat) produces MSTVQAQHPVIRPQGPSQFEQGLELMEKKQWAAARRAFSRYLEIEQPGQNDLRRAEASYSVAYSALNLSNDDAEALTENFLQEYPNHPKAQLAYYELANFYYNNKKYTKAASFYERVNPAALTPAQRDEVDFNLAYTYFSNQNFDKALERFNKLKRNSNRYSFASSYYAGYIYFNKGEYDQAAYDLQRAEQNEAYAATVPALMANIYYRQGQYDKLIAYTENKLSSGRKKSGSSELELLTAEAYYKKGEYARAAELFKMYAGNRKLDSPLAYRMGFSQYKSGKSKEAIESFKGIASQQDSLGQYAAYYLGQLYLEQNNEPFAQTAFQRAAGLDFDPKIKEESLYKLAKLQIKQQNYDAATVALREFLDEYPRSTYRQEATELLSESLLKNQNYEQAIAYIEKLENKNPRIRKAYQEVTYLHGAELFNTGKFYNAVQLFQKSLEYPEDKEITVKANFWSAEAYSIGQKWDESKNSYSAVFRQAAPDSEMHLKSRYGIGYAYYNSKQYDRALVHFREFVDKSGVKNPFYHDALLRLADSYYATKVYNSALDYYQKALRENNPERDYALFQIGLVNGLLDRPGEATQSWNTLLKDFPNSQYRDDAMFNKAELQFDQGKYQEAVQQFTQFVQQNPNSPFVPYAYRSMALSHYNLKNYEPAANAYIRILEQYPSHSIANGALLGLQEVLNLQNRSEDFDRYLALYKKANPADQALESVEFEQAKNLYFTQKYKQAIEQLQVYLRNYPQSTNASEARFYLAESFFRSDRTQEALMEYQKISATGPSNLQVRAVQRIAEISFREGDLSTATKNYRKLERIAANRRQQVDAWAGLMETYFRRQQLDSTMYYANQLTEQGGAAANLMSKALLLKGKVALARKEHSEAANYFNQTVELAKDENAAEAYYLTAYIQHLDGQYKESVETLFGYNARFSSFKFWLGKSFLLISENYVKMGELFQAKETLRSIIQNATEPSIVEEAKQRLNTLQQEEARQQQIRPDSTNESQR; encoded by the coding sequence ATGAGTACGGTTCAAGCTCAGCATCCTGTTATTCGGCCACAGGGGCCGTCTCAGTTTGAGCAGGGGCTGGAGTTAATGGAAAAAAAACAATGGGCAGCAGCCCGTCGTGCTTTTAGCCGTTACCTTGAGATAGAACAGCCCGGACAAAATGATTTACGCCGTGCAGAAGCCTCCTATTCTGTTGCCTACAGTGCCCTGAACCTGTCGAATGACGATGCGGAAGCACTCACAGAAAACTTTCTGCAGGAGTATCCCAATCATCCCAAAGCACAACTTGCCTACTACGAACTGGCAAACTTTTACTATAATAATAAGAAATATACAAAAGCAGCTTCCTTTTACGAGCGTGTAAACCCTGCAGCCCTTACGCCGGCCCAGCGCGACGAAGTTGATTTTAACCTGGCCTATACCTATTTCAGCAATCAGAATTTTGACAAGGCACTGGAGCGTTTTAATAAACTGAAAAGAAACAGCAACCGCTACTCTTTTGCCTCCAGCTACTATGCCGGTTATATCTACTTCAATAAGGGAGAATATGACCAAGCTGCCTATGACCTCCAGCGCGCTGAACAAAACGAAGCCTATGCAGCAACAGTGCCGGCCCTGATGGCAAATATTTATTACCGCCAGGGACAGTACGACAAACTGATTGCTTATACTGAAAATAAACTTAGCTCAGGCCGCAAAAAGTCGGGCAGCTCAGAACTTGAACTGTTAACCGCAGAAGCATACTATAAAAAAGGAGAATATGCCAGAGCGGCAGAACTTTTTAAAATGTATGCCGGTAACCGTAAACTGGATTCACCCCTTGCTTACCGCATGGGTTTTTCTCAGTACAAGAGCGGTAAATCTAAAGAGGCCATTGAGTCTTTCAAAGGTATTGCCAGCCAGCAGGATTCCCTGGGGCAGTATGCAGCTTATTATCTGGGTCAGCTTTACCTGGAACAGAATAACGAACCTTTTGCACAAACAGCATTCCAGCGTGCTGCAGGCTTAGATTTCGATCCAAAGATCAAAGAAGAAAGCTTGTACAAACTGGCTAAGCTGCAGATCAAGCAGCAGAATTACGATGCAGCGACTGTTGCACTGCGTGAATTCCTGGATGAGTATCCACGTTCTACCTACCGTCAGGAAGCCACAGAACTGCTAAGCGAATCGCTGCTGAAAAATCAAAACTACGAGCAGGCAATTGCCTACATCGAAAAGCTGGAAAACAAAAATCCACGTATCCGCAAAGCCTATCAGGAAGTAACTTATCTACATGGCGCAGAACTTTTCAATACTGGTAAGTTCTACAATGCCGTACAGCTCTTCCAGAAGTCGCTGGAATATCCTGAAGACAAAGAGATCACTGTAAAGGCGAACTTCTGGAGTGCCGAAGCTTATTCTATCGGGCAAAAATGGGATGAGAGCAAAAACTCTTATTCCGCTGTGTTCCGCCAGGCAGCGCCTGATTCTGAAATGCACCTGAAAAGCCGTTATGGCATTGGATATGCATACTATAATAGTAAGCAGTACGACAGGGCACTGGTTCACTTCCGGGAATTTGTTGACAAGTCAGGTGTAAAAAATCCTTTCTACCACGATGCGCTTCTGAGACTGGCCGATAGCTATTATGCTACTAAAGTCTACAACAGCGCACTTGACTATTATCAGAAAGCACTGAGAGAAAATAATCCAGAAAGAGATTATGCGCTCTTCCAGATTGGCCTGGTAAATGGTTTGCTCGACAGACCCGGTGAAGCTACCCAGTCTTGGAACACTTTGCTGAAAGATTTCCCGAACAGCCAGTACCGCGATGATGCCATGTTCAACAAAGCAGAATTGCAGTTCGACCAGGGGAAATACCAGGAGGCCGTTCAGCAGTTTACACAGTTTGTACAGCAGAATCCAAACAGCCCCTTTGTACCTTACGCTTACAGAAGCATGGCGCTCTCACATTATAACCTTAAGAATTATGAGCCTGCCGCCAATGCATATATACGTATCCTGGAGCAGTATCCATCGCATTCCATCGCCAACGGAGCGCTGCTCGGCTTACAGGAAGTGCTGAACCTGCAAAACAGGTCTGAAGATTTTGACAGATACCTGGCACTGTACAAGAAAGCAAATCCTGCAGATCAGGCACTGGAATCGGTTGAGTTTGAGCAGGCTAAGAATCTCTACTTCACGCAAAAGTATAAGCAGGCGATAGAGCAGTTACAAGTTTATCTGCGCAATTACCCACAAAGTACCAATGCATCCGAGGCTCGCTTTTACCTGGCAGAATCGTTCTTTAGAAGTGACCGAACGCAGGAAGCTTTAATGGAGTACCAGAAGATTTCTGCCACGGGGCCTTCAAATTTACAGGTTAGAGCAGTACAGCGCATTGCAGAAATCAGCTTCAGAGAAGGCGATCTTTCTACCGCCACTAAAAATTACCGCAAACTGGAGCGCATTGCCGCTAACCGCAGACAGCAGGTAGATGCCTGGGCAGGCCTGATGGAAACTTACTTCCGCCGCCAGCAACTGGACTCTACCATGTACTATGCAAACCAGCTTACAGAGCAAGGTGGTGCAGCTGCCAACTTAATGAGCAAGGCACTCTTACTAAAAGGAAAAGTTGCCCTTGCCCGCAAAGAGCATTCAGAAGCCGCTAACTACTTTAATCAAACCGTTGAGCTTGCCAAAGATGAAAATGCTGCGGAAGCCTATTACCTGACCGCTTACATTCAGCACCTGGATGGGCAGTACAAAGAATCAGTTGAAACCTTATTTGGTTATAATGCCCGCTTTTCATCCTTTAAATTCTGGCTTGGAAAATCGTTCCTGCTGATTTCAGAAAATTATGTTAAAATGGGAGAGCTGTTTCAGGCAAAAGAAACACTTCGTTCTATCATTCAAAATGCCACTGAACCTTCCATTGTAGAAGAAGCTAAACAAAGGCTGAACACACTACAGCAGGAAGAAGCCCGCCAGCAGCAAATCAGACCAGACAGTACCAACGAAAGCCAACGCTAA
- a CDS encoding sporulation domain-containing protein — MYDQQNLNNQDETTYQIQQDDEYGLPEAEFSPIENAQPVAAAEPVRQKREIDLQPKQERSSWPIWAGIIILLAVAGFSLYYFVFKADDEVVAPRITETIQQPAPEPEPEIVDEAPVEENWIPEAEAPKEGGITTITEKTGRYYVIVGSFIDGDMAGDYAKKLAAEGRQVTLIEPSGNKKFYRLGVAEAASFAEAGEELEDLKNTFGQEIWIVRY; from the coding sequence ATGTACGATCAGCAAAATCTGAATAACCAAGACGAAACCACTTATCAAATTCAGCAGGATGATGAGTATGGTTTGCCTGAAGCTGAATTCAGCCCCATAGAAAATGCCCAGCCTGTAGCTGCAGCTGAGCCAGTGCGCCAAAAGCGTGAAATTGATTTACAGCCAAAGCAGGAACGCTCCAGCTGGCCAATATGGGCAGGCATCATTATTTTATTGGCAGTTGCAGGTTTCTCCCTGTATTATTTTGTGTTCAAAGCAGATGATGAGGTAGTAGCTCCACGGATTACTGAAACAATTCAGCAGCCCGCGCCGGAGCCCGAACCTGAAATTGTTGATGAAGCACCGGTTGAAGAAAACTGGATACCAGAAGCAGAGGCACCAAAAGAAGGTGGAATAACAACAATAACTGAAAAAACAGGCCGTTACTACGTAATTGTAGGCAGCTTTATTGATGGAGATATGGCAGGCGACTATGCCAAAAAGCTTGCAGCCGAAGGAAGACAGGTAACACTGATCGAACCAAGTGGAAATAAAAAATTCTACCGTTTAGGTGTTGCCGAAGCAGCTTCTTTTGCTGAAGCAGGTGAGGAGCTTGAAGATCTCAAAAATACATTTGGACAAGAAATCTGGATCGTTAGGTACTAA